A part of Olleya sp. Bg11-27 genomic DNA contains:
- a CDS encoding YARHG domain-containing protein, which produces MKYIVTLILILCSFSCKENEQRINISSIKFLDDTELKTKSIKDLRIIRNEVFARKGYIFKNRDLNDHFFSKNWYIPNRNAKITLSTLEQNYVEKIKTLEKTIQLNDPWIKKDGVWNTFGYNDDSIFQVISIDENNNFSMRVTFNQMDLKGKLQKTNEYNKYHLIYEVADIGRGPTYLDWLEFDKDSAVAIFRVIDSVNADIKWLGFYNKKTKDRDWYNNIDYQGKLIKKE; this is translated from the coding sequence ATGAAATATATTGTTACGTTAATATTAATTCTTTGTTCATTTTCTTGTAAAGAAAATGAACAAAGAATTAATATATCATCAATTAAATTTTTAGATGACACCGAATTAAAAACTAAATCAATAAAAGACTTACGTATTATACGAAATGAAGTATTTGCAAGAAAAGGATATATTTTTAAAAATCGTGATTTAAACGATCACTTTTTTAGTAAAAACTGGTACATACCTAATCGTAATGCTAAAATAACTTTATCTACTTTAGAACAGAATTATGTAGAAAAAATAAAAACACTAGAAAAAACAATTCAGTTAAATGATCCTTGGATAAAAAAAGATGGAGTTTGGAATACATTTGGTTATAATGACGATTCAATTTTTCAAGTTATTAGTATAGATGAAAATAATAATTTTTCAATGAGGGTTACTTTTAATCAAATGGATTTAAAAGGGAAATTGCAAAAAACTAATGAGTATAATAAGTACCATTTAATCTATGAAGTGGCTGATATAGGCCGAGGTCCGACTTATTTAGACTGGCTTGAATTTGATAAAGATAGCGCTGTAGCTATATTTAGAGTTATTGATAGTGTAAATGCAGATATAAAATGGTTAGGTTTTTACAATAAAAAGACTAAAGATAGAGACTGGTATAATAATATTGATTATCAAGGTAAATTAATAAAGAAAGAATAA
- a CDS encoding CHAP domain-containing protein has protein sequence MKISYPEKQGRASDLKFNNSFGRYLISNYNTWHGGIHIEEANKQIKAIADGRIIGYRLKNQYLFEEETSSMVSTKENEASSENDNCEEKKRFNYSNSFMLLQHDIPLSKTTIEKDNEGNDVEKVEKKYVTFYSLYNHLMCLDELKKKKKKEEIPIFLQKEETKVIVNNKLGAPSKVEGLNARVPVKGKMKSTKSYKYTIRVVIPNGTLVKKVTKEGIEEKIGVWAKVEYTDPNGKVYDDAYISTNLKRDKTKRVEDLGDSYQITTTEDEGEFIDQSSVSETDKNKEGAIIYEATSKESNQKGIIANGNPVIIAKKTGNWYQIEGEKGYCYKNDFETKVYLDESKIIADHITACDIPIKANDLIGFTGAYEHPGRISYATCQLDVFMANEEDTKDFLHNCFGAGREEDNKYLSFPQCTELKKKIEIKIDLKKDTLVEVLDVRNDFYIKVKLATKTKEKSKTLRAVFQTSFLKDLKNMRYSAIGGDHYTIFDKSLFPKINALYNNKLPNADVRLEWDTRCDKNGDPLPGNWQAKKKKEATLMNNNQKAYRSLKYTPVDKAEKPVTDLKEFWIEINHLDEKAVIETVPERVTKARSIASAPTFSEYLSNYDSRVEQITYQSNQIKWVFPNEDDNIIEDTDLEEEVYSTDVMYSHLIDHGTTYSIKPEHFDDVNRAFGGALLGLNAILHYKSNTTKKKNNNTIREKILYKQKEHDKQLNWKSKNVHKGCRKVRKGDKGELLSDVSKAYLAVPDSVKDILDEELEKTTVVLAKNGKEKDDVPLDGKTYRKLTFKSIKGNSTETQTGWVDITGIKDSDFFSAYHWDRFGFNHFNAGDEYIYDIENIGKPKTTPTDSNFIKTLWDKIDVTNNDGLVTESELDTAYKYLEIQDEVSKMVCNHKLEWSYDFGEIKNEILKFYDFTISLFPDELKANLDKAKEEKIKGLEDKVTNLAFWKELQKVPYPPKSSSDQTDDENGSPIKERLDFGTNNVSEKETSNVNSAGAIVNPNTGDETTSPTKEIAPPKRILPSTDNVNHFHPIAFINHMKLIYGEVMQNDGICEKEARVRAFIRMIRKCEGTDTELGYKKLFGHADFTKSPYNKKMNNHPREVITKGKYSSSATGAYQIKISTYDGLNKKILEYGINGFYPIAQDQMCLLLLKYSYRNERAESFFTKEGEVEKRKKFRGIKCDIIQKIIDDDIDYALLTASLCWASLPNAPYGQPSKTTDQAKKIYKDYLNEELKGEQKGENKLHLQRGFLKDYGYNCCTIKYSTEGEVPWMTVALNEAKLAKGVEESQEPLASMVTKYHNNSNLYDNKSTTKTIEDSYTSSWCSSFVSWCLDETEYKGLKQTGSRFYIAHDDEWNKKSKNMFVKVYKPLYGALMVFSDCTKEGVLSSSGHIAFVYGTVKGSNKIAALGGNQSNQLKVTPFDCSGKVFVSWTRKNKAGKVIKIHYKKFRGFYMPKDFKGGVLLGEQNSYKNFKEANLEATTVAIKTNKNGESS, from the coding sequence ATGAAAATAAGTTACCCTGAGAAACAAGGAAGAGCCAGCGACTTAAAATTCAATAATAGCTTTGGCAGATATTTAATAAGCAATTATAACACTTGGCATGGTGGTATACATATAGAAGAAGCAAATAAACAAATTAAAGCTATTGCTGATGGGAGAATTATTGGATATCGTTTAAAAAATCAATATCTTTTTGAAGAAGAGACCAGCAGTATGGTAAGCACTAAGGAAAATGAAGCATCTTCTGAAAATGATAACTGTGAAGAAAAAAAAAGGTTTAACTACTCTAACTCATTCATGTTATTACAACATGATATCCCTCTTTCAAAAACTACTATTGAAAAAGATAATGAAGGTAATGATGTAGAAAAAGTAGAAAAAAAATATGTTACTTTTTATAGTTTATATAATCACTTGATGTGTTTAGATGAATTAAAAAAGAAAAAGAAAAAAGAAGAGATCCCTATATTTTTACAAAAAGAAGAAACTAAGGTTATTGTAAATAACAAATTAGGCGCTCCTTCAAAAGTTGAAGGTTTAAATGCTAGAGTTCCTGTTAAAGGAAAAATGAAATCGACAAAAAGTTATAAGTATACTATAAGAGTTGTCATACCTAACGGAACATTAGTTAAAAAAGTAACAAAAGAAGGAATTGAAGAAAAAATAGGTGTTTGGGCTAAAGTAGAGTATACTGACCCAAATGGAAAAGTGTATGATGATGCTTATATAAGTACTAATTTAAAAAGGGATAAAACAAAAAGGGTTGAAGACCTTGGTGATAGTTATCAAATAACAACTACAGAAGATGAAGGTGAGTTTATAGACCAATCATCCGTTTCTGAAACGGATAAAAATAAAGAAGGAGCTATAATTTACGAAGCAACTTCAAAAGAAAGTAATCAAAAAGGCATTATAGCTAATGGAAATCCTGTAATTATAGCTAAAAAAACTGGAAATTGGTACCAAATAGAAGGGGAAAAAGGTTATTGTTATAAAAATGATTTTGAAACAAAAGTTTATCTAGACGAGAGTAAAATAATAGCAGATCATATTACAGCTTGTGATATTCCTATAAAGGCAAATGACTTAATTGGTTTTACAGGAGCTTATGAACACCCTGGCAGAATATCATATGCCACTTGCCAATTAGATGTTTTTATGGCAAATGAAGAGGATACTAAAGATTTTTTACATAACTGTTTTGGTGCAGGCAGAGAGGAAGATAATAAGTATTTATCATTCCCTCAATGTACAGAACTTAAAAAGAAGATAGAAATCAAGATTGATTTAAAAAAAGATACGCTAGTAGAAGTTTTAGACGTTAGAAATGATTTTTATATTAAAGTTAAGCTGGCTACAAAAACTAAAGAAAAATCAAAAACTCTTAGAGCTGTTTTTCAAACTTCTTTTTTAAAAGACCTAAAAAACATGAGGTACTCTGCAATTGGAGGTGATCACTATACTATTTTTGATAAATCATTGTTCCCTAAAATTAATGCCCTATACAATAACAAACTTCCTAATGCTGATGTAAGACTTGAGTGGGATACAAGATGTGACAAAAATGGTGATCCTCTACCGGGTAATTGGCAAGCGAAAAAGAAGAAGGAAGCAACCCTAATGAATAACAATCAAAAAGCATATAGAAGTTTAAAATATACGCCTGTTGATAAAGCTGAAAAACCAGTTACAGACTTAAAGGAATTTTGGATAGAGATAAACCATTTAGATGAAAAGGCTGTAATTGAAACAGTACCTGAAAGGGTTACAAAAGCAAGAAGTATAGCCAGCGCTCCTACATTTAGTGAGTATTTAAGCAACTATGATAGCAGGGTTGAGCAAATTACTTATCAAAGTAACCAAATAAAATGGGTTTTCCCAAATGAGGATGACAATATAATTGAAGATACAGACCTTGAAGAAGAAGTGTATAGTACAGATGTAATGTACAGTCATTTAATTGATCATGGAACAACTTATAGTATAAAACCAGAACATTTTGATGATGTAAACAGAGCCTTTGGCGGCGCTTTACTTGGGTTAAATGCAATATTACATTATAAAAGTAACACCACTAAAAAGAAGAATAATAATACAATACGAGAAAAAATTCTTTATAAACAAAAAGAACACGATAAGCAGTTAAACTGGAAATCTAAAAATGTCCATAAAGGATGTCGTAAAGTACGAAAAGGAGATAAAGGTGAGTTATTATCTGATGTATCTAAAGCGTATTTAGCCGTACCTGATAGTGTTAAAGATATATTAGATGAAGAGTTAGAAAAAACTACAGTAGTGCTAGCAAAAAATGGTAAAGAAAAAGATGATGTTCCACTTGATGGTAAAACATATAGAAAATTAACCTTTAAGAGCATTAAAGGTAATTCTACTGAAACTCAAACGGGTTGGGTAGATATTACTGGTATAAAAGATTCTGATTTTTTTAGTGCATACCATTGGGATAGATTTGGTTTTAATCATTTTAATGCTGGTGATGAATATATTTATGATATAGAAAATATAGGTAAGCCTAAAACTACTCCTACTGATAGTAACTTTATAAAAACTTTATGGGACAAAATTGATGTTACTAATAATGATGGACTAGTTACAGAGTCAGAACTAGATACTGCTTATAAATATTTAGAAATACAAGATGAAGTATCTAAGATGGTCTGTAATCATAAATTAGAATGGTCTTATGATTTTGGTGAAATAAAAAATGAAATATTAAAATTTTACGATTTTACGATTTCATTATTCCCTGATGAATTAAAGGCTAATCTTGATAAAGCTAAGGAAGAAAAAATTAAAGGTTTAGAAGATAAAGTTACTAATTTAGCTTTTTGGAAAGAACTTCAAAAAGTTCCTTATCCACCTAAATCATCATCAGATCAAACTGATGATGAAAATGGATCACCAATTAAAGAAAGATTGGATTTTGGAACAAATAACGTAAGTGAAAAAGAAACTAGCAATGTAAATTCAGCTGGAGCTATTGTAAACCCAAATACAGGAGACGAAACAACTAGTCCTACAAAAGAAATAGCTCCTCCAAAAAGAATACTTCCTAGTACTGACAATGTAAACCACTTCCACCCTATTGCTTTTATCAATCATATGAAACTTATTTATGGGGAAGTTATGCAAAATGATGGTATATGTGAAAAGGAAGCTAGAGTTAGAGCATTTATACGTATGATTAGAAAATGCGAAGGAACTGATACAGAATTAGGCTATAAAAAACTTTTTGGGCATGCTGATTTTACAAAATCACCATATAATAAAAAGATGAACAATCATCCTAGAGAAGTTATTACAAAAGGAAAATATAGCTCCTCTGCTACTGGTGCGTACCAAATAAAAATAAGTACTTACGATGGACTAAATAAAAAAATATTAGAATACGGAATAAATGGATTTTATCCCATAGCTCAGGATCAAATGTGTTTACTTCTTTTAAAGTATTCATATAGGAATGAAAGGGCAGAAAGTTTTTTTACTAAAGAAGGAGAAGTAGAAAAGCGAAAAAAATTTAGAGGTATTAAGTGTGATATTATTCAAAAGATAATTGATGATGATATAGATTATGCTTTGTTAACAGCCAGTTTATGCTGGGCAAGTTTACCAAATGCTCCATATGGTCAACCTAGTAAAACAACAGATCAAGCTAAAAAAATCTATAAAGATTATTTAAACGAAGAGCTTAAAGGTGAACAAAAAGGCGAAAATAAATTACACTTACAAAGAGGTTTTTTAAAGGATTACGGATATAATTGCTGTACTATTAAGTATAGTACAGAAGGTGAGGTACCATGGATGACCGTAGCATTAAATGAAGCAAAATTAGCTAAAGGGGTTGAGGAAAGTCAAGAACCACTTGCTTCAATGGTTACAAAATACCATAATAATTCTAATTTATATGATAATAAGTCTACCACTAAGACAATTGAAGATTCTTATACATCATCCTGGTGTTCTTCTTTTGTAAGTTGGTGTTTAGATGAAACAGAATATAAAGGTTTGAAACAAACTGGTTCTAGATTTTATATTGCTCATGATGATGAATGGAATAAAAAATCTAAAAACATGTTCGTTAAAGTATATAAGCCTTTATATGGTGCACTTATGGTTTTTTCTGATTGCACTAAAGAAGGAGTATTATCTAGCAGTGGTCATATTGCTTTTGTTTATGGGACAGTTAAAGGTAGTAATAAAATAGCTGCTCTTGGTGGTAATCAAAGTAATCAATTGAAAGTTACACCCTTTGATTGTTCAGGTAAAGTATTTGTTTCTTGGACACGGAAAAATAAAGCTGGTAAAGTAATTAAAATTCATTACAAAAAATTTAGAGGTTTTTATATGCCAAAAGATTTTAAGGGGGGAGTTTTATTAGGTGAACAGAATAGTTATAAAAATTTTAAAGAAGCTAATTTAGAAGCAACAACTGTTGCGATAAAAACAAATAAAAATGGAGAAAGTTCTTAG
- a CDS encoding PAAR domain-containing protein, with protein sequence MPGPAATLGSMHVCPMLNPGTPPPPHVGGPVVGPGVPTVLIGGKPAAVMGDLCTCIGPPDTIVMGEGTVLIGGKPAATVGSLTAHGGQVTQGEPTVLIGTGVSPATAVMPIHKIPFPTINPTLKVIASITGRRSQLNEAIARQEALKKEIIKNGFLIDFGFSI encoded by the coding sequence ATGCCAGGACCAGCAGCAACACTAGGAAGCATGCATGTATGCCCAATGTTAAATCCAGGGACTCCACCTCCACCTCATGTTGGTGGACCAGTAGTTGGACCGGGTGTACCAACCGTACTAATTGGAGGTAAACCTGCAGCAGTAATGGGTGACTTATGTACCTGTATTGGACCACCCGACACCATAGTTATGGGGGAAGGCACCGTTTTGATAGGCGGGAAACCAGCAGCAACCGTAGGTAGCTTAACAGCGCATGGTGGACAAGTAACGCAAGGCGAACCAACCGTACTAATTGGTACTGGTGTTAGCCCCGCAACAGCTGTTATGCCTATTCATAAAATACCATTTCCAACCATTAATCCTACCTTAAAAGTTATCGCTTCTATTACTGGTCGCAGAAGTCAATTAAATGAGGCTATAGCTAGGCAGGAGGCTTTAAAAAAAGAAATTATTAAAAATGGATTTTTAATTGATTTTGGTTTTAGTATCTAA
- a CDS encoding type VI secretion system Vgr family protein, whose translation MALQSTTNIFINGNEITAFKSVMLNQQIDAHHMLELVCRMDVLEDLSQPLGESSKNFLGETITLETSALDQSAGYQTLTFKGIVTQVKTIKGHEASTGDTVVIIAQSPTFISDDGPHYASYNDLTLADIIETTFNDYDQSKLELVVTPTNTAALHYSVQHNESAFGYASRLAAQYGQWFYYNGMQLIFGQPETEELELTYGFDLKEYNLNLLPQSHNYKYYANDYLLNEVHEKDATEVSAGANGYSGFVSSKANTIYSKQTNVWHNLYNDPQAKQRLDSSIELQKKAIEIKQVKLNGVSDNPGVKLGNIIKIEGATYRVTSITHTNKENGDYLNFFEAITAEFDAYPNTNIQAFPRSETQTAIVMENTDPEGLGRIRVQFPWQQITREMTPWIRIVTPHAGGDKGFHFIPETGEEVLIGFEGGNAEHPYMLGSLYNGTGKANAFESSANDVKAIRTRSGHTIELNDTDGEEKINIYDNEGSIITFDTQAKSLFITATENIEIQAKNIKMIAEETIELQAQGDINTSSEGDTTIISESALALQSTSDTTVISDASIAIEASSDATITGTNTIIEGQASVEVNSAQTKVSGSAMTEVSGAIVKIN comes from the coding sequence ATGGCTCTACAAAGCACAACCAACATCTTTATAAACGGTAATGAAATTACCGCTTTTAAAAGCGTCATGTTAAACCAACAAATCGACGCGCACCACATGCTAGAATTAGTATGTAGAATGGATGTTTTAGAAGATTTATCACAACCATTAGGAGAATCTAGTAAAAACTTTTTAGGCGAAACCATAACACTTGAAACAAGTGCTCTAGATCAAAGTGCCGGTTATCAAACCCTGACCTTTAAAGGTATTGTCACACAAGTTAAAACAATAAAAGGTCATGAAGCTAGTACTGGTGATACGGTCGTAATTATAGCACAAAGCCCTACTTTTATTTCTGACGACGGACCGCACTACGCCTCCTATAACGATTTAACTTTAGCAGATATAATAGAAACAACGTTTAACGACTACGACCAATCAAAATTAGAACTAGTGGTTACCCCTACTAATACAGCTGCCCTGCACTACTCTGTACAACATAACGAATCTGCCTTTGGCTACGCTAGCCGATTAGCGGCACAATATGGGCAATGGTTTTATTACAACGGGATGCAACTTATCTTTGGGCAACCCGAAACAGAAGAGCTAGAACTAACCTATGGGTTTGATTTAAAAGAATACAACTTAAATCTATTACCACAATCCCATAACTACAAATATTACGCAAACGACTATCTTTTAAACGAAGTCCATGAAAAAGATGCGACCGAAGTAAGTGCGGGTGCTAATGGGTATAGTGGTTTTGTATCTAGTAAAGCCAACACCATTTATAGCAAACAGACCAATGTATGGCACAATTTGTATAATGACCCACAAGCCAAACAACGTTTAGACTCCAGTATAGAATTACAAAAAAAGGCGATTGAAATCAAACAAGTCAAGCTTAACGGTGTTAGTGACAACCCTGGTGTAAAATTAGGGAATATTATAAAAATAGAAGGCGCCACTTACAGAGTGACTAGTATTACCCATACCAACAAAGAAAACGGCGATTATTTAAACTTTTTTGAAGCTATCACTGCCGAATTTGACGCTTATCCAAATACCAATATACAAGCCTTTCCTAGAAGTGAAACCCAAACAGCTATTGTTATGGAAAACACAGACCCAGAAGGTTTAGGACGTATCAGGGTACAATTTCCTTGGCAACAAATAACTAGAGAGATGACCCCTTGGATCCGTATTGTCACGCCACATGCTGGTGGCGATAAAGGCTTCCATTTTATTCCGGAAACTGGAGAAGAAGTCTTAATAGGTTTTGAAGGTGGTAATGCAGAGCACCCCTATATGTTAGGTAGTTTGTATAACGGAACTGGTAAAGCTAACGCTTTTGAAAGCAGCGCCAATGATGTCAAAGCAATACGTACCAGAAGTGGACACACTATAGAGTTAAATGATACCGATGGCGAAGAAAAAATAAATATTTATGATAATGAAGGTAGTATCATAACTTTTGATACGCAAGCAAAATCTTTATTTATAACAGCTACTGAAAATATAGAAATTCAAGCAAAAAATATTAAAATGATTGCTGAAGAAACTATAGAACTGCAAGCGCAAGGCGATATTAACACCTCTTCAGAAGGGGATACAACTATTATATCAGAAAGTGCCTTGGCATTACAATCCACTTCCGACACCACCGTTATTAGTGATGCATCCATAGCAATTGAAGCCTCAAGTGATGCTACAATAACTGGTACAAACACGATTATTGAAGGACAAGCGTCTGTAGAAGTAAATAGTGCGCAAACAAAAGTATCAGGAAGCGCAATGACTGAAGTATCTGGCGCAATTGTAAAAATAAATTAA
- the ribD gene encoding bifunctional diaminohydroxyphosphoribosylaminopyrimidine deaminase/5-amino-6-(5-phosphoribosylamino)uracil reductase RibD → MTDQFYIKRALQIAKNGLGYTRPNPMVGSVIVVDNTIIGEGFTSKYGGNHAEVNAINSVADQSLLKKATIYVTLEPCSHYGKTPPCSDLIIHHQIPNIVIGCVDDNPEVAGKGIKRLMEAGRNVRVGVLETECKAHHKRFFTFHNKKRPYIILKWAESIDGFIAPKTKDEQKPVWITNSYSRQLVHKWRAEEQAILVGTNTVIKDNPTLNVRDWTGQNPTRIVLDRNGLLSNEYAIFNTDAETITFKDYSAKAICDHLYKENINSIIIEGGSKTLQLFIEANLWDEARIFKGQVRFYDGIAAPKLKGEQFSIATIENDSVLTYRNH, encoded by the coding sequence TTGACTGATCAATTTTACATAAAACGTGCCTTACAAATTGCAAAAAACGGCTTAGGATATACACGACCAAATCCTATGGTTGGCAGTGTCATTGTTGTTGACAATACAATTATTGGAGAAGGTTTTACAAGCAAATACGGTGGAAATCATGCCGAAGTAAATGCTATAAATAGTGTTGCCGACCAATCCCTTTTAAAAAAGGCGACTATTTACGTAACTTTAGAACCTTGCAGTCATTACGGAAAAACGCCACCTTGCAGCGATTTAATAATCCACCATCAAATCCCCAATATAGTTATAGGTTGTGTGGATGATAATCCTGAGGTTGCCGGAAAAGGTATCAAACGACTAATGGAAGCGGGACGTAATGTTAGAGTTGGCGTCTTAGAAACCGAATGCAAAGCACATCACAAGCGTTTTTTTACATTTCATAACAAAAAACGGCCGTATATTATTCTAAAATGGGCAGAATCTATAGACGGTTTTATAGCTCCAAAAACTAAAGACGAACAAAAACCTGTTTGGATTACTAATAGCTACTCTAGGCAATTAGTCCATAAATGGCGTGCTGAAGAGCAAGCCATTTTAGTCGGTACCAATACCGTGATTAAAGATAATCCTACCCTAAATGTTAGAGATTGGACTGGACAAAACCCAACACGCATCGTTTTAGATCGCAACGGGTTATTGTCTAACGAATATGCCATATTTAATACAGATGCAGAAACAATTACGTTTAAAGACTATTCGGCTAAAGCCATTTGCGATCACCTTTATAAAGAAAATATAAACTCTATAATTATTGAAGGCGGTTCTAAAACGCTACAATTATTTATTGAGGCCAACCTTTGGGATGAAGCTAGAATTTTTAAAGGTCAAGTCCGTTTTTACGACGGAATAGCTGCTCCAAAACTTAAAGGCGAACAATTTTCTATCGCAACGATTGAAAATGATTCGGTTCTAACCTACCGTAATCACTAG
- a CDS encoding LEA type 2 family protein, whose translation MKKTLILLTILTCFFNCKVTEKPQFIKVENIKVLESTSRFITVTADAFFLNPNSIGGQLKTDGIKVIVNNNELASVTSQNFKVPARKEFSIPLQAKIPTDSLLSNKNLSSLLGSFLSKKMTVQYLGEIKYKVLGFSHTYQVDRTEDVKIKL comes from the coding sequence ATGAAGAAAACACTAATCTTATTAACAATATTAACTTGCTTTTTTAACTGTAAGGTCACAGAAAAACCACAGTTTATTAAAGTCGAAAATATTAAAGTATTAGAATCTACTTCTAGATTTATTACAGTTACAGCAGATGCTTTTTTTTTAAACCCTAATAGTATTGGTGGGCAATTAAAAACAGATGGTATTAAAGTGATTGTTAATAATAACGAATTAGCCTCTGTAACTAGTCAAAATTTTAAAGTTCCGGCTAGAAAAGAATTTAGTATTCCATTACAAGCAAAAATACCGACCGATAGCTTATTAAGTAATAAAAATTTAAGCAGTTTATTGGGTAGTTTTTTAAGCAAAAAGATGACAGTCCAATATCTTGGTGAAATCAAATACAAGGTCCTAGGATTTTCTCACACGTATCAAGTAGACCGTACCGAAGACGTTAAAATCAAATTATAA
- a CDS encoding GNAT family N-acetyltransferase encodes MSNTTIEIREIRPEDNPQIEAVIREVFIEYGLPLVGTAYADQETPQMFESYDKENEVYYVVVMDGKVEGGGGLKPLHGMEDEVFEIQKMYFSNRLRGKGFGKQLFERCLLKGKSLGFSRAYLETIPVLKEAIHIYESNGFTHLKGPLGSTGHFNCGIWMEKKL; translated from the coding sequence GTGAGTAATACTACGATTGAAATAAGAGAAATACGACCAGAGGATAATCCACAAATAGAAGCTGTTATTCGTGAGGTTTTTATAGAATACGGTTTACCTTTAGTAGGTACGGCGTATGCCGATCAAGAAACACCACAAATGTTTGAATCTTATGATAAAGAAAACGAAGTGTATTACGTTGTCGTCATGGATGGAAAGGTTGAAGGCGGTGGAGGATTAAAACCATTACATGGTATGGAGGACGAGGTGTTTGAAATACAAAAAATGTATTTTTCTAATCGCTTACGCGGAAAAGGCTTTGGAAAGCAACTATTTGAAAGGTGTTTATTAAAAGGGAAGTCTTTAGGCTTTAGTCGGGCTTATTTAGAAACTATTCCAGTATTAAAAGAAGCGATTCATATTTACGAAAGCAATGGCTTTACCCATTTAAAAGGACCTTTAGGGAGTACTGGCCATTTTAATTGTGGTATTTGGATGGAGAAAAAACTATAA
- the prmC gene encoding peptide chain release factor N(5)-glutamine methyltransferase, which translates to MLVNELKAIFHKELDTIYGIDEVFSFFFMLTEAYCNMSRLDVALDTALSITKEEQDPLFKALEALKRNTPIQYILGETEFYGLPFAVNENTLIPRPETEELVQLIIDAHPKQSGTDKISILDIGTGSGCIAISLAKNIKDSAVCALDVSAKAIKKAKENAVLNAVNIDFVEVDILDESTWGLATRVSKFDIIVSNPPYVRHLEKQQMQANVLDNEPHLALFVEDNDPLVFYNAITKFAVTNLKPKGELYFEINEYLGQEMITLLETYGFSNIKLVQDMFGKDRMISGLNK; encoded by the coding sequence ATGCTAGTAAACGAACTAAAAGCAATATTCCATAAAGAATTGGATACCATTTATGGTATAGACGAAGTGTTTAGCTTCTTTTTTATGTTAACGGAAGCGTACTGTAATATGTCCCGACTGGATGTGGCACTTGATACAGCCTTAAGTATTACAAAAGAAGAACAAGACCCTTTGTTTAAGGCATTAGAAGCTTTAAAGAGAAATACACCAATACAATATATTTTAGGCGAAACTGAATTTTACGGTTTGCCTTTTGCCGTTAATGAAAACACATTAATACCGCGTCCAGAAACAGAAGAGTTGGTGCAGTTAATTATTGATGCGCATCCTAAACAGAGTGGCACTGACAAAATTTCAATATTAGATATTGGTACAGGAAGTGGTTGTATCGCTATCAGTTTGGCTAAAAATATAAAGGACAGTGCTGTATGCGCGCTTGATGTTTCCGCGAAAGCGATAAAAAAAGCGAAAGAAAATGCGGTGTTAAATGCGGTAAATATAGACTTTGTGGAAGTGGATATTTTAGACGAATCTACTTGGGGTCTAGCAACTAGAGTTTCAAAATTTGACATTATCGTGTCTAACCCGCCTTATGTTCGTCATCTAGAAAAACAACAAATGCAAGCTAATGTATTGGATAACGAGCCACATTTGGCACTTTTTGTTGAGGATAATGACCCGCTTGTGTTTTATAACGCGATCACTAAGTTTGCGGTTACTAATTTAAAGCCTAAAGGCGAATTGTATTTCGAAATTAATGAATACCTAGGGCAAGAGATGATAACGCTTTTGGAGACTTATGGATTTAGTAATATTAAGTTGGTACAGGATATGTTTGGTAAAGACCGAATGATAAGCGGACTAAATAAATAA